The following coding sequences are from one Streptomyces sp. NBC_00536 window:
- a CDS encoding serine/threonine-protein kinase translates to MTAGGGPGDGPGGSGADEGPDEGPAAVSAAVPAADAEPVRGRPSDLRGKRIAGYQVVDELGRGGMAVVYRALDLRLDRTVALKLLAPELARNDTFRARFAHESKVAAAIDHPHIVPVFEAGETDGLLYIAMRYVPGQDLRAMLDRTGPLPVEAVARIAGQVASALDAAHAHDLVHRDVKPGNILVAGGTDSEHPEHVYLTDFGLTKKSLSLTGFTSVGQFVGTLDYVAPEQISGKPVDGRCDVYSLGCVVHEMLTGGPPFQRDDDMALLWAHQYDPPPPPSSLRPELPPAVDDVLARALAKSPEDRWPSCLSFTAALRSAGAGASAARRVPTLPPSPSAPPPPPPAWALPVFRRRAEPGGGV, encoded by the coding sequence ATGACCGCCGGGGGCGGACCGGGCGACGGACCGGGGGGAAGCGGCGCCGACGAGGGCCCCGACGAGGGGCCCGCGGCCGTCTCGGCCGCCGTCCCCGCAGCCGACGCGGAGCCGGTCCGGGGGCGGCCCTCCGACCTCCGGGGCAAACGGATCGCGGGCTACCAGGTCGTGGACGAACTCGGCCGCGGCGGCATGGCGGTGGTCTACCGCGCCCTCGACCTGCGCCTGGACCGCACGGTCGCACTCAAACTGCTGGCCCCCGAACTCGCCCGCAACGACACCTTCCGGGCCCGCTTCGCCCACGAATCGAAGGTCGCGGCGGCCATCGACCACCCGCACATCGTGCCCGTCTTCGAGGCGGGCGAGACGGACGGGCTGCTGTACATCGCCATGCGCTACGTCCCCGGGCAGGACCTGCGGGCCATGCTGGACCGCACCGGCCCGCTCCCGGTGGAGGCGGTCGCGCGCATCGCGGGCCAGGTCGCCTCGGCCCTGGACGCCGCCCACGCGCACGACCTGGTCCACCGCGACGTCAAACCCGGCAACATCCTGGTCGCGGGCGGCACGGACAGCGAGCACCCCGAGCACGTCTACCTGACGGACTTCGGCCTGACGAAGAAATCCCTGTCGCTGACGGGTTTCACCAGCGTCGGCCAGTTCGTCGGCACCCTCGACTACGTCGCCCCCGAACAGATCTCCGGCAAACCGGTGGACGGCCGCTGCGACGTGTACAGCCTGGGCTGCGTGGTCCACGAGATGCTGACCGGCGGTCCGCCCTTCCAGCGCGACGACGACATGGCCCTGCTCTGGGCCCACCAGTACGATCCCCCGCCCCCGCCGTCCTCCCTGCGCCCGGAACTCCCGCCCGCCGTGGACGACGTACTCGCGCGGGCCCTGGCGAAGTCCCCGGAGGACCGCTGGCCGAGCTGCCTGTCCTTCACCGCGGCCCTGCGGAGCGCGGGCGCCGGCGCGTCCGCCGCCCGCCGCGTCCCGACCCTCCCGCCGTCACCCTCGGCCCCGCCCCCGCCCCCGCCCGCCTGGGCCCTGCCGGTCTTCCGGCGACGGGCCGAACCGGGCGGGGGTGTCTGA
- a CDS encoding ABC transporter ATP-binding protein/permease, giving the protein MVQRHGVPTAPELVMETDRGATVMTPGRTYHVGRDPDCEICLEDARVSWHHAVLRPEGDHWTVEDEGSTNGTWADGHRVQEWSVGPGSELRFGHSADGPRAVFAAPAPPPPVPPAPPGRPAPAARPSSVTNPAFTGTFHRPTSVRALPAHAEGVPRTVLAIGRDPGNDLVLDDLVVSRRHAELRSRPDGGYEIADLGSHNGTYLNGARVARAAAIAEGDIVGIGHTAFCLIGNQLQEYVDTGEVSLDVQDLGVAVDHGRKTLLDHVSFPVGATSLLAVVGPSGAGKSTLLGALTGLRPADHGTVLYDGRDLYRDYAELRSRIGLVPQDDILHAQLTVRRALAYAAELRFPQDTAKAEREARVDEVIGELGLQQRADQPIHSLSGGQRKRVSVALELLTKPSLLFLDEPTSGLDPGMDRSVMHMLRGLADDGRTVIVVTHSVLNLAVCDRLLVLAPGGRIAYYGPPDEALGFFGFEQWPEAFEAFENERDRDWAGEHRASPQQRRYVEGAAGRLPLAGQTERAADAVPKPPPKAQSWGSQLSTLIRRYAAVLSADRTFLIIMVALPFVMGAMTRALAGSVLTVETALNALFILCVGGVLTGAANAVRELVKERVIYQRERAVGLSRSAYVMSKVVVLGAITVAQAVVLTLVGLAGVKTNAPGGKGVFMPPLIEITLVVALLSVTAMMLGLLISALVSKEEVTMPLLVLLTIVQVVFCGSLLKLTGVPVIEQLSWFVPARWSMGAMSATIDLRAIMPTKITQDPLFRHEARVWLLEVGMLACLSLLFGVLVARVLRHHEPAIMRK; this is encoded by the coding sequence ATGGTCCAGCGCCACGGTGTGCCGACCGCCCCCGAACTGGTCATGGAAACCGACAGGGGCGCCACGGTGATGACCCCCGGCCGGACCTACCACGTCGGCCGCGACCCCGACTGCGAGATCTGCCTCGAAGACGCCCGCGTCTCCTGGCACCACGCGGTGCTGCGCCCCGAGGGCGACCACTGGACCGTCGAGGACGAAGGCAGTACGAACGGCACCTGGGCCGACGGCCACCGCGTCCAGGAGTGGAGCGTGGGCCCCGGCAGCGAACTGCGCTTCGGCCACTCGGCCGACGGCCCCCGCGCCGTCTTCGCCGCGCCCGCCCCGCCTCCGCCCGTCCCGCCCGCCCCGCCCGGACGCCCCGCCCCCGCCGCGCGCCCCTCCTCCGTCACGAACCCGGCCTTCACCGGCACCTTCCACCGCCCCACCTCCGTCCGCGCGCTCCCGGCCCACGCCGAGGGCGTGCCCCGCACCGTCCTGGCCATCGGCCGCGACCCCGGCAACGACCTCGTCCTCGACGACCTCGTGGTCTCGCGGCGCCACGCCGAACTGCGGTCGCGCCCGGACGGCGGCTACGAGATCGCCGACCTCGGCAGCCACAACGGCACCTACCTCAACGGTGCCCGCGTGGCCCGGGCCGCGGCCATCGCGGAAGGCGACATCGTCGGCATCGGGCACACCGCCTTCTGCCTCATCGGCAACCAGCTCCAGGAGTACGTCGACACCGGCGAGGTCTCCCTCGACGTCCAGGACCTCGGCGTCGCCGTCGACCACGGCCGCAAGACCCTCCTCGACCACGTCTCCTTCCCCGTCGGCGCCACCTCCCTGCTCGCGGTGGTGGGCCCCAGCGGCGCCGGAAAGTCCACCCTCCTCGGCGCGCTGACCGGCCTGCGCCCCGCCGACCACGGCACCGTCCTCTACGACGGCCGCGACCTCTACCGCGACTACGCCGAACTGCGCAGCCGCATCGGCCTCGTCCCGCAGGACGACATCCTGCACGCGCAGCTCACCGTCCGCCGCGCCCTCGCCTACGCGGCCGAGCTGCGCTTCCCGCAGGACACCGCCAAGGCCGAACGCGAGGCCCGCGTCGACGAGGTGATCGGCGAACTCGGCCTCCAGCAGCGCGCGGACCAGCCCATCCACAGCCTCTCCGGCGGCCAGCGCAAACGGGTCTCCGTCGCCCTGGAACTGCTGACCAAGCCCTCCCTGCTCTTCCTGGACGAGCCCACCTCAGGGCTCGACCCGGGGATGGACCGCTCGGTGATGCACATGCTGCGCGGTCTCGCCGACGACGGCCGCACGGTCATCGTCGTCACCCACAGCGTGCTCAACCTGGCCGTCTGCGACCGCCTCCTGGTCCTCGCGCCCGGCGGGCGCATCGCCTACTACGGCCCGCCCGACGAGGCGCTGGGATTCTTCGGCTTCGAACAGTGGCCCGAGGCCTTCGAAGCCTTCGAGAACGAACGCGACCGCGACTGGGCCGGGGAGCACCGGGCCTCACCGCAGCAGCGCCGCTACGTCGAAGGCGCCGCCGGCCGGCTCCCGCTCGCGGGGCAGACCGAACGGGCCGCCGACGCCGTGCCCAAGCCGCCGCCCAAGGCCCAGAGCTGGGGCTCCCAGCTCTCCACTCTGATCCGCCGGTACGCCGCCGTGCTCAGCGCCGACCGCACCTTCCTGATCATCATGGTCGCGCTGCCGTTCGTCATGGGCGCGATGACCCGCGCACTGGCCGGCAGCGTCCTCACGGTCGAGACGGCGCTGAACGCCCTGTTCATCCTGTGCGTGGGCGGGGTGCTGACCGGGGCGGCCAACGCGGTGCGCGAACTCGTCAAGGAACGCGTCATCTACCAGCGCGAGCGCGCCGTGGGCCTGTCCCGGTCGGCCTACGTGATGTCCAAGGTGGTGGTCCTCGGCGCGATCACCGTCGCGCAGGCCGTGGTCCTCACCTTGGTCGGCCTCGCAGGAGTCAAAACCAACGCCCCGGGCGGCAAGGGCGTCTTCATGCCGCCGCTGATCGAGATCACCCTCGTCGTCGCCCTCCTGTCCGTCACCGCCATGATGCTCGGACTGCTGATCTCCGCCCTGGTGAGCAAGGAGGAGGTCACCATGCCGCTGCTGGTCCTGCTCACCATCGTCCAGGTCGTCTTCTGCGGCTCCCTGCTGAAACTCACCGGGGTCCCGGTCATCGAACAGCTGTCCTGGTTCGTGCCGGCGCGATGGTCCATGGGCGCGATGTCGGCCACCATCGACCTCCGCGCCATCATGCCCACCAAGATCACCCAGGACCCGCTGTTCCGTCACGAGGCCCGCGTGTGGCTCCTCGAAGTGGGGATGCTGGCCTGCCTGTCCCTCCTGTTCGGCGTGCTGGTGGCCCGGGTGCTGCGCCACCACGAGCCGGCCATCATGCGGAAGTAG
- a CDS encoding cation diffusion facilitator family transporter, translated as MSAHDHAHDHGPGGTGGHAGHTHGVVENADRRWLAIALGLIGAFMAVEVVIGVLASSLALISDAAHMLTDAVSIVLALIAMRLAARPARGGFTYGLKRAEILSAQANGLTLLLLALWLAYEAVRRLLDPPAVQGGLVLVTALAGIVVNVVCAWCISKANRSSLAVEGAYQHILNDLFAFIGTAVAGLIVLTTGFVQADAIATLIVVVLMVKAGYGLVRESGRIFLEAAPAHVDPDAVGDRLVAHGPVTEVHDLHIWTITSGQAALSAHVLVEPAGDCHAVRRDLEKLLRTEYGITHTTLQVDHVQDTLLSVGRPGEQPQDPDGHCADAHGPVHREGPHDH; from the coding sequence ATGAGTGCGCACGACCACGCACACGACCACGGGCCGGGCGGGACCGGCGGGCACGCCGGGCATACGCACGGGGTCGTGGAGAACGCCGACCGCCGCTGGCTGGCGATCGCGCTCGGCCTGATCGGCGCGTTCATGGCGGTCGAGGTCGTCATCGGTGTCCTGGCCTCCTCGCTGGCCCTGATCTCCGACGCCGCGCACATGCTGACCGACGCGGTCTCGATCGTGCTGGCGCTGATAGCCATGCGGCTGGCCGCCCGGCCCGCGCGCGGCGGGTTCACCTACGGGCTCAAGCGCGCGGAGATCCTTTCCGCCCAGGCCAACGGGCTCACCCTGCTGCTGCTGGCGCTCTGGCTGGCGTACGAGGCGGTACGGCGGCTGCTGGACCCGCCCGCGGTGCAGGGCGGGCTGGTCCTGGTCACCGCGCTGGCGGGGATCGTCGTCAATGTCGTCTGCGCCTGGTGCATCTCCAAGGCCAACCGGTCCTCGCTGGCGGTCGAGGGGGCGTACCAGCACATCCTCAACGACCTGTTCGCCTTCATCGGGACGGCCGTGGCCGGTCTGATCGTGCTCACCACCGGCTTCGTGCAGGCGGACGCGATCGCCACGCTGATCGTGGTGGTGCTGATGGTCAAGGCGGGCTACGGGCTGGTCCGCGAGTCCGGCCGGATCTTCCTGGAAGCCGCGCCCGCCCATGTGGACCCGGACGCGGTCGGCGACCGGCTGGTCGCCCACGGGCCGGTGACCGAGGTGCACGACCTGCACATCTGGACGATCACCTCCGGACAGGCGGCGCTCTCGGCGCACGTCCTGGTGGAACCGGCGGGCGACTGCCACGCCGTACGCCGTGACCTGGAGAAGTTGCTGCGGACGGAGTACGGGATCACCCACACGACCCTCCAGGTGGACCACGTGCAGGACACCCTGCTGTCGGTGGGCCGACCGGGCGAGCAGCCGCAGGATCCGGACGGGCACTGCGCGGACGCCCACGGCCCGGTGCACCGCGAGGGTCCGCACGATCACTGA
- a CDS encoding NUDIX domain-containing protein: MTQKRSAGLFLFRRATGGGGGGDGGGGGGGDSAIEVLLGHMGGPLWERRDAGSWSIPKGEYLPDEPARDAARREFTEEIGLPPPEGAYLPLGEVRQASGKLVTVWAVEADLDPALMRPGTFTMEWPPGSGRTEEFPELDRVAWFAPASARGSMVVSQVPFLERLLMLLND; the protein is encoded by the coding sequence ATGACGCAGAAGCGCAGCGCAGGCCTGTTCCTGTTCCGCCGGGCCACCGGAGGCGGTGGCGGAGGCGACGGTGGCGGTGGCGGAGGCGGTGACTCCGCGATCGAGGTGCTGCTCGGCCACATGGGCGGGCCGTTGTGGGAACGGCGTGACGCCGGGTCCTGGTCGATCCCCAAGGGCGAGTACCTGCCGGACGAACCGGCGCGGGACGCGGCCCGCCGGGAGTTCACGGAGGAGATCGGGCTGCCGCCGCCGGAGGGCGCGTACCTCCCGCTGGGCGAGGTCCGTCAGGCGAGCGGGAAGCTCGTGACGGTCTGGGCGGTCGAGGCGGACCTCGACCCCGCGCTGATGCGACCCGGGACCTTCACGATGGAGTGGCCGCCGGGGTCGGGGCGGACGGAGGAGTTCCCGGAACTGGACCGGGTGGCCTGGTTCGCCCCCGCGTCGGCGCGCGGCAGCATGGTCGTGTCCCAAGTCCCTTTCCTGGAACGGCTATTGATGCTATTGAACGATTGA
- a CDS encoding Tm-1-like ATP-binding domain-containing protein encodes MTSVVLVGTLDTKGVEYGWLRERIARTGVEVVLVDTGIMGDPRVPADIPREAVARAAGTELTELRAAADRGAAVTTMARGAEVTLLRLHAEGRLDGVLAIGGSGGTSIATRAMRALPLGVPKLMVSSMASGDVAPYVGSSDITMMYSVVDIAGINSVSAPVLANAAEAIAGMAKGFARASRETRPARLGTGGRPLIAASMAGVTTPGVDSARERLTELGYEVLVFHTSGAGGRTLETLAGQGLFAGVLDLTLSELADDLCGGILTAGPDRLSAAGRAGIPQVVSLGALDMVKFGPLESLPEHARYRRVRVHNPSITVIRTTQAECAELGRRVAAKLRVATGPTAVCLPLRGLSTLGAPGGPYHDPGADRALFSALREGLRGSAARLYDYDTHINDPAFGRAAADRLHDMIGVRQAAA; translated from the coding sequence ATGACGAGCGTCGTGCTGGTGGGAACCCTGGACACCAAGGGTGTCGAGTACGGCTGGTTGCGCGAGCGGATCGCGCGCACCGGCGTCGAGGTGGTCCTGGTCGACACAGGAATCATGGGCGATCCCCGGGTGCCCGCCGACATACCGCGAGAAGCGGTGGCCCGGGCGGCGGGAACGGAACTGACGGAACTGCGCGCGGCCGCCGACCGGGGCGCGGCCGTGACCACGATGGCCCGGGGCGCCGAGGTGACCCTCTTACGCCTGCACGCCGAGGGACGGCTCGACGGCGTGCTGGCGATAGGCGGCAGCGGGGGCACCTCGATCGCCACCCGGGCGATGCGGGCCCTGCCCCTCGGGGTGCCGAAGCTGATGGTGTCCTCGATGGCGTCCGGTGACGTGGCACCGTACGTCGGATCGTCGGACATCACGATGATGTACAGCGTGGTGGACATCGCGGGGATCAACAGCGTCTCCGCGCCCGTCCTGGCGAATGCCGCCGAGGCCATCGCCGGGATGGCCAAGGGCTTCGCGCGCGCCTCCCGCGAGACCCGCCCGGCCCGGCTCGGGACGGGCGGGCGGCCGCTGATCGCGGCCAGCATGGCCGGAGTGACCACCCCCGGGGTGGACTCGGCGCGCGAGCGGCTGACCGAACTCGGCTACGAGGTGCTCGTGTTCCACACCAGCGGCGCGGGCGGCCGCACCCTGGAGACCCTGGCCGGTCAGGGCCTCTTCGCGGGCGTGCTCGACCTCACCCTCAGCGAACTCGCCGACGACCTGTGCGGCGGCATCCTGACGGCCGGGCCCGACCGGCTCAGCGCGGCCGGGCGGGCCGGGATCCCGCAGGTGGTGAGCCTGGGCGCGCTGGACATGGTCAAGTTCGGGCCGCTGGAGAGCCTGCCCGAGCACGCCCGCTACCGGCGGGTCCGCGTGCACAATCCCTCGATCACGGTGATCCGCACGACCCAGGCCGAATGCGCCGAGCTGGGCCGCCGGGTCGCGGCCAAACTCCGGGTGGCGACCGGGCCCACCGCCGTGTGCCTGCCGCTGCGCGGGCTGTCCACCCTGGGGGCGCCCGGGGGCCCGTACCACGATCCGGGGGCCGACCGGGCGCTGTTCTCGGCGCTGCGCGAGGGGCTTCGGGGCAGTGCCGCCCGGCTCTACGACTACGACACCCACATCAACGACCCGGCCTTCGGACGGGCGGCGGCCGACCGGCTGCACGACATGATCGGGGTCCGGCAGGCGGCTGCCTGA
- a CDS encoding serine/threonine-protein kinase has translation MNTWTVPGYTESRELGAGGSGRVVLAVHDATGTAVAVKYLADRLRRDPAFVREFRAEARLLGGLHSPYVVGLYEYVEAPGGAAIVMELVDGISLRAVLKRSGATDAEAALVVLKGSLLGLAEAHRAGVVHRDYKPENVLVAQDGSSKLVDFGIAAGRGARPGVAGTPAYMAPEQWQGEPASPAADVYAATATFFECLTGHKPFAGENFAELAVQHIEAPVPESEAPEPVRPLIRRGLAKQPEQRPENADAFVVELEGVARAAYGPDWEERGQRKLAALAALLPLLFPSAGAPASGTTALATTVLPPPPPPPPSWRPGRRGWIAAGTALVLGTVLVFTAEAIGASPGASSAVSAFATTSAGPPGSASPAAGPSPSASASPSPSASVSPSASVSPSPSPSTGTSASPSASVPPTTTPPTPTPPPSKTPSPKPTVAVDSLSVALRAGTSAGQATVSLKVTGGEATVVLEWFLGDSEGDLRVADGSSSVTTQGGAVPPQTHAFTRGRGCYLSVRVTTVPAAGNKSATATQYIPRCQVQQVPR, from the coding sequence ATGAACACGTGGACGGTCCCCGGTTACACGGAGAGCAGGGAACTCGGCGCGGGCGGCAGCGGCCGCGTGGTGCTCGCCGTGCACGACGCGACGGGCACGGCGGTCGCCGTCAAGTACCTCGCCGACCGGCTGCGCCGCGACCCGGCCTTCGTCCGGGAGTTCCGGGCCGAGGCCCGGCTGCTGGGCGGGCTGCACTCGCCGTACGTGGTGGGGCTGTACGAGTACGTGGAGGCGCCCGGTGGCGCCGCCATCGTCATGGAACTGGTGGACGGGATCTCGCTGCGCGCCGTCCTCAAGCGCTCGGGCGCCACCGACGCCGAAGCGGCGCTGGTGGTGCTCAAGGGATCCCTGCTGGGGCTGGCCGAGGCGCACCGCGCCGGGGTCGTGCACCGCGACTACAAGCCGGAGAACGTCCTGGTCGCCCAGGACGGTTCGTCCAAGCTGGTGGACTTCGGGATCGCGGCGGGGCGCGGCGCCCGGCCCGGGGTGGCGGGCACTCCCGCCTACATGGCCCCGGAGCAGTGGCAGGGCGAGCCCGCCTCCCCCGCGGCCGACGTGTACGCGGCGACGGCGACCTTCTTCGAGTGCCTGACCGGGCACAAGCCCTTCGCCGGGGAGAACTTCGCCGAGCTGGCCGTCCAGCACATCGAGGCACCGGTGCCCGAGTCCGAGGCACCGGAGCCGGTCCGTCCGCTGATCCGGCGGGGATTGGCGAAGCAGCCGGAGCAGCGCCCGGAGAACGCGGACGCCTTCGTCGTGGAGCTGGAGGGCGTGGCCCGCGCGGCGTACGGGCCCGACTGGGAGGAGCGCGGGCAGCGCAAGCTGGCGGCGCTCGCCGCGCTGCTGCCGCTGCTGTTCCCTTCGGCGGGAGCCCCGGCCTCCGGGACCACGGCGCTGGCCACGACCGTGCTTCCGCCGCCGCCCCCGCCGCCGCCCTCCTGGCGGCCGGGCAGGCGCGGCTGGATCGCGGCGGGGACCGCGCTGGTGCTGGGCACCGTGCTGGTGTTCACGGCCGAGGCGATCGGGGCCTCCCCGGGGGCGAGTTCGGCGGTGAGCGCCTTCGCGACGACCAGCGCGGGACCGCCCGGATCCGCCTCGCCCGCGGCGGGCCCCTCGCCGTCGGCCTCGGCCTCGCCGTCCCCTTCGGCGTCCGTCTCGCCCTCCGCGTCCGTCTCACCGAGCCCGAGCCCGAGTACGGGTACGAGCGCGAGCCCGAGTGCGTCGGTGCCCCCGACGACGACCCCGCCGACCCCGACGCCCCCGCCGTCCAAGACCCCGTCCCCGAAGCCGACCGTGGCCGTCGACTCCCTGTCGGTCGCGCTGCGCGCCGGGACGAGCGCCGGGCAGGCGACGGTGTCCCTCAAGGTCACCGGCGGCGAGGCGACCGTGGTGCTGGAGTGGTTCCTGGGCGACTCCGAGGGCGACCTCCGGGTGGCGGACGGTTCGAGTTCCGTCACGACCCAGGGCGGTGCGGTGCCCCCGCAGACGCACGCCTTCACCCGGGGCCGCGGCTGCTACCTGAGCGTGCGCGTCACCACCGTGCCGGCCGCGGGGAACAAGTCGGCGACCGCCACCCAGTACATCCCGAGGTGCCAGGTGCAGCAGGTGCCGCGATGA
- a CDS encoding ATP-binding protein, whose amino-acid sequence MNWLIHDYRESDLAAVVHLIDTTAELGQESVFSLAECISALTGRQPAVVAVHQGVPIGAALACVAGERAWVMRIAISAGWRGRGLASALLVELERRLIAARVGRIAYVLPEEDLLGEGLLNAGYTRQPAVAYFEKTEPLHGPAAGLLDELGGRFLPADLWDAVAGMETEKDLIERRVVLPLAEPERAAQHGVRPPRAITLFGPPGTGKTTFARAIASRLGWPFVELLPSRLADEGNLATALRGAFTRIAELERVLVFIDEVEEIAPVRTEPAQPGGIHGVTNELLKLIPGFREGGERLLVCATNSIRSLDPAFLRPGRFDYLIPIGTPDAGARAAIWARYTAGRADVDVTALVGASELFTPADIEHAARIAAQVSFERDLEGAGIRGALAAPPGASTEDYLAAVAQCRPTVTPALTGQFEADITAHARF is encoded by the coding sequence GTGAACTGGCTCATCCACGACTACCGCGAGAGCGATCTCGCGGCGGTCGTCCACCTGATCGACACCACCGCCGAACTGGGCCAGGAGTCCGTCTTCTCCCTCGCCGAGTGCATCAGCGCCCTCACCGGGCGCCAGCCCGCCGTGGTCGCCGTCCACCAGGGCGTCCCGATCGGCGCGGCCCTGGCCTGTGTCGCGGGGGAGCGGGCCTGGGTGATGCGGATCGCGATCTCCGCGGGCTGGCGCGGCCGGGGCCTGGCCAGCGCCCTGCTGGTCGAGCTGGAGCGGCGGCTGATCGCGGCCCGGGTCGGCCGGATCGCCTACGTCCTGCCCGAGGAGGACCTGCTCGGCGAGGGGCTCCTCAACGCCGGGTACACGCGCCAGCCCGCCGTCGCCTACTTCGAGAAGACCGAGCCCCTGCACGGACCGGCGGCCGGGCTCCTCGACGAACTCGGGGGCCGCTTCCTGCCCGCCGACCTGTGGGACGCGGTCGCGGGCATGGAGACGGAGAAGGACCTCATCGAGCGGCGCGTGGTCCTGCCGCTCGCCGAACCCGAACGGGCCGCGCAGCATGGGGTGCGGCCGCCGCGCGCCATCACCCTGTTCGGGCCGCCCGGCACCGGTAAGACCACCTTCGCCCGTGCGATCGCCTCCCGTCTCGGCTGGCCCTTCGTGGAACTCCTGCCGTCCCGGCTCGCCGACGAGGGCAATCTGGCCACCGCCCTGCGCGGGGCCTTCACCCGGATCGCCGAACTGGAACGGGTCCTGGTCTTCATCGACGAGGTCGAGGAGATCGCGCCCGTGCGCACCGAGCCCGCGCAGCCCGGCGGGATCCACGGGGTCACCAACGAGCTGCTCAAGCTGATACCCGGCTTCCGGGAGGGCGGGGAGCGGCTGCTGGTCTGCGCGACCAACTCGATCCGCTCGCTGGACCCGGCCTTCCTGCGGCCCGGCCGCTTCGACTACCTCATCCCCATCGGAACCCCGGACGCCGGGGCGCGCGCCGCGATCTGGGCCCGCTACACGGCGGGGCGCGCGGACGTCGACGTGACGGCGCTGGTCGGGGCGAGCGAGCTGTTCACGCCCGCGGACATCGAGCACGCGGCGCGGATCGCGGCGCAGGTGTCCTTCGAGCGGGACCTGGAGGGGGCCGGGATCCGCGGGGCACTGGCCGCGCCGCCGGGCGCGAGCACCGAGGACTACCTGGCGGCCGTGGCCCAGTGCCGGCCGACCGTGACCCCGGCGCTGACCGGCCAGTTCGAGGCGGACATCACGGCGCACGCCCGGTTCTGA
- a CDS encoding glycosyltransferase family 39 protein — MNPGTSGISCKSRISHRLRTSAHGRRAAVWPVPVLWTLGLGLWGLSRQDSVWRDEAATWQVARRSTGEIWHMLGNVDAVHGLYYLLMHGLFEVFGPGTATLRLPSVLAGAAAAGCVAVIARRLTPGRAGFWAGTGGGMALGLLPAVQFQLQEGRPYALVLAGAGLSTLLLVRRLAAPPVERRTWPRWTAYGLTVLVCALLNWLSLLVLPAHAATLWWVRARRGLLGRWALASAGAVLGALPLILFSRTQSGQVSWIPPLTWPMLTGPAILLAIGGVGALLDRPRAGRLSVAAVGLPLLVVPFAALAGLSLVQPLFLDRYVLFSMLGLALLIGAALGAGVRATARRSPRAAALLVPVAVTAALLAMLPMELARRAPASRVDDVLAVADEVARLGGAGDAVLFVPAARRDTALVSPGSFAGLADIALAQSPAASGTLKGVEEEDPARLRAAMLAHRRILLVTDAAKVAKPSGAQRDRVKAAVLGERFVAVADRQVRGRRVTVYEQVPDGR, encoded by the coding sequence ATGAACCCCGGCACATCCGGCATATCCTGCAAGTCCCGTATATCCCACAGGCTCCGAACGTCCGCGCACGGGCGCCGCGCCGCGGTGTGGCCGGTACCCGTCCTGTGGACGCTGGGGCTCGGCCTGTGGGGGCTCTCCCGGCAGGACAGCGTCTGGCGCGACGAGGCGGCGACCTGGCAGGTGGCCCGGCGCTCGACCGGTGAGATCTGGCACATGCTCGGCAATGTCGACGCCGTGCACGGGCTGTACTACCTGCTGATGCACGGCCTCTTCGAGGTCTTCGGGCCGGGCACGGCCACCCTGCGGCTGCCCTCGGTGCTGGCCGGGGCGGCCGCGGCGGGCTGTGTGGCGGTCATCGCGCGGCGGCTGACCCCGGGGCGGGCCGGATTCTGGGCCGGGACCGGCGGCGGCATGGCCCTCGGGCTGCTGCCGGCGGTGCAGTTCCAGCTCCAGGAGGGCCGGCCGTACGCCCTCGTGCTGGCCGGGGCCGGGCTCTCCACGCTGTTGCTGGTGCGGCGGCTGGCGGCCCCGCCGGTCGAGCGGCGTACGTGGCCGCGCTGGACGGCGTACGGGCTGACCGTGCTGGTGTGCGCGCTGCTGAACTGGCTGTCGCTGCTGGTGCTGCCCGCCCACGCGGCCACCCTGTGGTGGGTACGGGCCCGGCGCGGGCTCCTCGGCCGGTGGGCCCTGGCCTCGGCGGGGGCGGTGCTGGGGGCGCTGCCGCTGATCCTGTTCAGCCGGACCCAGTCCGGTCAGGTCTCCTGGATACCGCCGCTGACCTGGCCCATGCTGACCGGGCCCGCGATCCTGCTGGCCATCGGCGGCGTCGGCGCGCTGCTGGACCGGCCGCGCGCCGGGCGGCTGTCGGTGGCCGCCGTCGGGCTGCCGCTGCTCGTGGTGCCCTTCGCGGCGCTGGCCGGGCTGTCACTGGTCCAGCCGCTGTTCCTCGACCGGTACGTGCTCTTCTCGATGCTGGGGCTGGCGCTGCTGATCGGCGCCGCCCTGGGCGCGGGCGTACGGGCCACCGCGCGCCGGTCACCACGGGCGGCCGCGCTGCTCGTCCCGGTGGCGGTCACGGCGGCGCTGCTGGCGATGCTGCCGATGGAGCTGGCCAGGCGGGCCCCGGCCAGCCGGGTGGACGACGTGCTCGCGGTGGCGGACGAGGTGGCCCGGCTGGGGGGCGCCGGGGACGCGGTGCTCTTCGTACCGGCCGCGCGCCGGGACACGGCGCTCGTCTCGCCCGGGAGCTTCGCGGGTCTGGCCGACATCGCGCTCGCGCAGTCCCCGGCGGCGTCCGGCACGCTCAAGGGCGTCGAGGAGGAGGACCCGGCCCGGCTGCGCGCCGCGATGCTCGCGCACCGGCGGATCCTGCTGGTCACGGACGCGGCGAAGGTGGCGAAGCCCTCGGGCGCGCAGCGCGACCGGGTGAAGGCCGCGGTGCTGGGGGAGCGCTTCGTGGCGGTGGCCGACCGGCAGGTGCGGGGGCGCCGGGTGACGGTGTACGAACAGGTGCCTGACGGTCGTTAG